From the Selenomonas timonae genome, one window contains:
- a CDS encoding trimeric intracellular cation channel family protein has protein sequence MAVEDLWRLFDIIGTLAFAVSGALVGISRRMDIFGISVLALATAVGGGMVRDVLVGITPPMTLRDTTNFLLSAGTALVISLLYQWTALHHMRRQRLLTIFNVSDTIGLAAFTITGALTGVRFGGNDSYVLPILLAATTAVGGGMIRDVLAQRMPVVLYAEVYAAASLVGAFVFCTLRFTLGVEADSWLAFVLVLMIRFAAIRWNWSLYHPRPPKRHRDEDVKE, from the coding sequence ATGGCAGTAGAAGATCTGTGGCGGCTGTTCGATATCATCGGGACGCTCGCCTTTGCGGTGTCGGGGGCACTGGTCGGCATCTCGCGTCGTATGGACATCTTCGGGATCTCGGTGCTGGCTCTGGCGACGGCGGTCGGTGGCGGTATGGTGCGTGATGTGCTCGTCGGCATCACGCCGCCGATGACGCTGCGTGACACGACAAATTTCCTCCTCTCGGCAGGCACTGCCCTCGTGATCTCCCTGCTCTATCAGTGGACGGCGCTGCACCATATGCGCCGTCAGCGCCTTCTCACGATCTTCAATGTGTCGGATACGATCGGTCTTGCCGCCTTCACGATCACGGGTGCGCTCACGGGTGTCCGATTTGGCGGGAACGACAGCTATGTGCTGCCGATCCTGCTCGCCGCGACAACGGCGGTTGGCGGCGGGATGATCCGCGATGTGCTTGCCCAGCGCATGCCCGTCGTGCTCTATGCCGAGGTCTATGCGGCGGCATCACTTGTCGGCGCGTTTGTCTTCTGCACACTGCGCTTTACGCTCGGGGTGGAGGCGGACTCGTGGCTCGCGTTCGTGCTTGTCCTCATGATCCGTTTTGCGGCCATTCGCTGGAACTGGAGCCTCTACCACCCGCGCCCGCCGAAGCGACATCGTGACGAGGATGTGAAGGAGTAA
- a CDS encoding GntR family transcriptional regulator: MQKVIKKVSYKDQVYQYLKTALIKGELRTGEIYSEQQVADQLNVSRTPVREAVIRLTNEGMLEVHANRGWTVRPVSEDDLREIVAARIAIEGYSIRWLTVQAPESVRQRTLARMGMVQEKSRPYIADDRMHYEFMKLDTAFHSLLVASTGNSYLIRIHEQMRTKLEQAIFTSLHHRRRHAEAWEEHAAILSGIGRRDEAEAMRAFMVHMGATARVFGVPQ, from the coding sequence ATGCAGAAAGTGATTAAGAAGGTATCCTACAAGGATCAAGTGTATCAGTATCTCAAGACGGCGCTCATCAAGGGCGAGCTGCGGACGGGCGAGATCTACTCGGAGCAGCAGGTTGCGGATCAGCTGAATGTGTCGCGTACGCCTGTGCGCGAGGCGGTAATCCGTCTGACGAACGAGGGGATGCTCGAGGTACACGCCAACCGCGGATGGACGGTGCGTCCTGTGTCGGAGGATGATCTGCGCGAGATTGTTGCCGCGCGGATTGCGATCGAGGGCTACAGCATCCGCTGGCTCACCGTGCAGGCGCCGGAGTCCGTGCGGCAGCGAACGCTCGCCCGCATGGGCATGGTGCAGGAGAAGAGTCGGCCGTACATCGCGGACGACCGTATGCACTACGAGTTCATGAAGCTCGATACGGCGTTCCACTCGCTGTTGGTTGCGTCAACGGGGAACAGCTATCTCATCCGCATCCATGAGCAGATGCGGACGAAGCTGGAGCAAGCAATCTTCACCTCGCTGCACCACCGCCGCCGCCATGCAGAGGCATGGGAAGAGCACGCGGCGATTCTCTCAGGCATCGGACGGCGCGATGAGGCGGAGGCAATGCGCGCATTCATGGTGCATATGGGCGCGACAGCGCGTGTCTTCGGGGTGCCGCAATAG
- the garR gene encoding 2-hydroxy-3-oxopropionate reductase, whose protein sequence is MKNVGFIGLGIMGKPMVRNLLKAGFAVTVFDVVADAVQVMAAAGAKAAASAKEAATGADMVITMGPNGAIVRSILSGADGVLAGAAKGTIIADMSSVTPVESKEFAALAAEHGCDFLDAPVSGGEPGAVDGSLAIMVGGDAAVLEKARPVFAAMGKTITLVGPNGSGSVTKLANQVIVNLNIAAVSEALILATKAGADPKKVYEAIRGGLAGSTVLDAKAPMMYSRNFKPGGPIAINLKDITNVMDTAKGMELPLILTGVLQQIMHSLKATGHLMDDHSGIVQFYENISGVVVKSDEA, encoded by the coding sequence ATGAAGAACGTTGGTTTTATTGGGCTCGGGATTATGGGCAAGCCCATGGTGCGCAATCTGCTCAAGGCGGGGTTTGCGGTCACGGTGTTCGATGTCGTGGCGGACGCCGTGCAGGTGATGGCTGCGGCGGGCGCAAAGGCTGCCGCATCGGCGAAGGAGGCGGCGACGGGCGCGGACATGGTGATCACAATGGGGCCGAACGGCGCGATTGTGCGCAGCATCCTGAGCGGTGCAGACGGCGTGCTCGCGGGTGCGGCAAAGGGGACGATCATTGCGGACATGAGCTCGGTGACGCCCGTCGAGTCAAAGGAGTTTGCGGCACTTGCGGCGGAGCATGGCTGCGATTTCCTCGATGCGCCGGTCAGCGGCGGTGAGCCTGGTGCTGTGGACGGCTCTCTTGCGATCATGGTCGGCGGCGATGCGGCGGTGCTCGAGAAGGCGCGCCCTGTCTTTGCGGCGATGGGAAAGACGATCACGCTCGTGGGGCCGAATGGCAGCGGCTCGGTGACGAAGCTTGCGAATCAGGTCATTGTGAATCTCAACATTGCGGCGGTCTCGGAGGCACTCATCCTTGCGACAAAGGCGGGTGCCGATCCGAAGAAGGTCTACGAGGCGATCCGCGGGGGGCTTGCGGGCAGCACGGTGCTCGATGCGAAGGCGCCGATGATGTATTCGCGGAACTTTAAGCCCGGCGGGCCGATTGCAATCAACCTCAAGGACATCACGAACGTCATGGACACGGCGAAGGGCATGGAGTTGCCGCTGATCCTGACGGGCGTCCTGCAGCAGATCATGCACAGTCTCAAGGCAACGGGGCATCTGATGGACGACCACAGCGGCATTGTGCAGTTCTATGAGAATATCTCCGGCGTTGTGGTCAAGTCGGACGAGGCGTGA
- a CDS encoding four-carbon acid sugar kinase family protein → MKVSKDELFAKIPTADEAAVDAALAAERTGFDRKIIVLDDDPTGVQTVNGIHVYTDWSEESIAEGFAEKNAMFFILTNSRAFQAKQTGEEHWKIAERVAAEAKRTGKPFMLISRGDSTLRGHYPLETATLAHALEESGERIDGEVLMPFFKEGGRFTIDDVHYVQEGAELTPAGETEFARDKTFGYCASDLKEYIEEKTQGAFRAADVVSISLADLRAVRVDAIVSQLMAVTDFRKVVVNAVDYVDVKVFAIAMMRAMKAGKNFMFRTAAAWTKVIGGVADKPLLGRDELVVKGNKNGGLIIIGSHVKKTTEQFEKLRELKDVKFIEFHHLLVLDPPKLTEELKRVIAETEEAIRSGVTVAVYTGRERFDAGSEEESLRVAVQISDAITSIVHRLSVQPAFLIAKGGITSSDVGTKGLSVRRALVLGQVAPGIPVWQTGPESKFPGMSYIIFPGNVGAVETLRDVVAMLL, encoded by the coding sequence ATGAAGGTATCGAAGGACGAACTCTTTGCAAAGATTCCGACGGCCGACGAGGCGGCGGTGGATGCGGCGCTCGCGGCGGAGCGCACAGGATTTGACCGCAAGATCATTGTGCTCGACGACGACCCGACGGGCGTGCAGACGGTGAACGGCATCCACGTCTATACGGACTGGTCGGAGGAGAGCATTGCCGAGGGCTTTGCCGAGAAGAACGCCATGTTCTTTATTCTTACGAACTCGCGTGCATTTCAGGCGAAGCAGACGGGGGAGGAGCACTGGAAGATTGCCGAGCGCGTGGCGGCAGAGGCAAAGCGGACGGGCAAGCCGTTCATGCTCATCAGCCGCGGCGACTCGACGCTGCGCGGGCACTATCCGCTCGAGACGGCGACGCTCGCGCACGCGCTTGAGGAGAGCGGGGAGCGCATCGACGGCGAGGTGCTCATGCCGTTCTTCAAGGAGGGCGGGCGCTTTACGATTGACGATGTGCACTATGTGCAGGAGGGCGCGGAGCTGACACCGGCGGGCGAGACGGAGTTCGCGCGGGACAAGACGTTCGGCTATTGTGCCTCGGATCTGAAGGAATATATCGAGGAGAAGACGCAGGGCGCGTTCCGTGCCGCCGATGTTGTCAGCATCTCCCTCGCAGATCTGCGTGCTGTGCGCGTGGATGCGATCGTCAGTCAGCTGATGGCGGTCACGGATTTCCGCAAGGTTGTCGTGAATGCGGTCGACTATGTGGACGTGAAGGTGTTTGCAATCGCGATGATGCGTGCGATGAAGGCGGGCAAGAATTTCATGTTCCGCACGGCGGCAGCATGGACGAAGGTCATCGGTGGCGTTGCCGACAAACCGCTGCTTGGACGGGATGAGCTTGTCGTCAAGGGGAACAAAAACGGCGGCCTCATCATCATCGGCTCGCATGTGAAGAAGACGACGGAGCAGTTCGAGAAGCTGCGCGAGCTGAAAGATGTGAAATTCATCGAGTTCCATCACCTGCTCGTGCTCGACCCGCCAAAGCTTACGGAGGAGCTGAAGCGCGTCATCGCAGAGACAGAGGAGGCGATCCGCAGCGGCGTAACGGTCGCAGTCTACACGGGGCGCGAGCGCTTTGACGCCGGCTCCGAGGAGGAGTCGCTGCGTGTCGCCGTGCAGATCTCGGATGCAATCACGAGCATCGTGCACCGCCTCAGCGTCCAGCCCGCCTTCCTCATCGCGAAGGGTGGCATCACATCCAGCGATGTTGGAACGAAGGGGCTCTCCGTGCGGCGCGCGCTCGTCCTCGGACAGGTTGCGCCCGGCATTCCCGTGTGGCAGACGGGACCCGAGAGCAAGTTCCCGGGCATGAGCTACATCATCTTCCCGGGCAACGTCGGTGCGGTCGAGACGCTGCGCGACGTGGTTGCCATGCTGCTGTGA
- a CDS encoding GntP family permease yields MLGVLLAIFFVALLFVLVSIIKFKLHPFLALLLGGLLMGILAGMPLDKTAAAMAAGFGGTMQGIGIIIVLGVALGSLLHVSGCTSQIAALLLRVTGTQNTPMAIALTGYIVSIPVFFDAAFVILVNLVKTLSRQGRVPFATLVTALAVGLITTHAMVIPTPGPIAVAATMDVNIGWFLFYAIIASLAGVLVGGVLYGKYLGTRPEYKNDFADAFEEEFVKDEALQEVADTKKLPSGELGIFLIFFPILIILMGTVAGMFLEKGTTAHMVFTFLGDKNIALLLGLFMGFFCLRPYLTDSFNDLVNEACTQSGIILAITGAGGAFGKIINETGIGKQLVEGMTGLTDGSGALILIAAFIISQVLRAAQGSTTVALVTTAAIFAPVVANMQGVSPLLASLAICAGGIGLSLPNDSGFWVINRFGRFDVPSTMRVWTVGGTLSGVTALIVVLILSMFTNSLPGLL; encoded by the coding sequence ATGCTCGGTGTACTGCTGGCAATCTTCTTTGTGGCACTGCTTTTCGTGCTCGTTTCGATCATCAAGTTCAAGCTTCATCCGTTCCTCGCACTGCTCCTCGGCGGCCTCCTCATGGGCATCCTCGCGGGGATGCCGCTCGACAAGACCGCGGCCGCGATGGCGGCGGGATTCGGCGGGACGATGCAGGGGATCGGCATCATCATCGTCCTCGGCGTTGCGCTCGGCTCCCTGCTCCACGTATCGGGCTGCACGAGCCAGATCGCGGCGCTGCTCCTGCGCGTGACGGGGACGCAAAATACCCCGATGGCGATTGCACTCACGGGTTACATCGTGTCGATCCCCGTGTTCTTCGACGCCGCATTCGTCATCCTCGTGAACCTCGTCAAGACCCTTTCGCGGCAGGGACGTGTTCCGTTTGCGACACTCGTTACGGCACTCGCTGTCGGTCTCATCACAACGCATGCAATGGTTATCCCGACGCCCGGCCCGATTGCGGTTGCGGCGACGATGGACGTCAATATCGGATGGTTCCTTTTCTACGCGATCATTGCAAGCCTTGCGGGCGTGCTCGTCGGCGGTGTGCTCTACGGCAAGTATCTCGGGACGCGTCCGGAGTACAAGAATGACTTTGCGGATGCGTTTGAGGAGGAGTTTGTTAAGGACGAGGCTCTGCAGGAGGTGGCGGATACGAAGAAGCTGCCGTCCGGCGAGCTCGGCATCTTCCTGATTTTCTTCCCGATCCTCATCATCCTCATGGGCACGGTTGCAGGCATGTTCCTCGAGAAGGGGACGACCGCGCACATGGTCTTCACCTTCCTCGGTGACAAGAACATTGCGCTGCTCCTAGGACTCTTCATGGGCTTCTTCTGTCTGCGCCCCTATCTGACGGACTCGTTCAACGACCTCGTCAACGAGGCGTGCACGCAGTCCGGCATCATCCTCGCCATCACGGGCGCGGGCGGTGCATTCGGCAAGATCATCAACGAGACGGGCATCGGCAAGCAGCTCGTCGAGGGCATGACGGGGCTGACGGACGGCTCGGGAGCGCTGATCCTCATTGCGGCGTTCATCATCAGTCAGGTGCTCCGCGCTGCACAGGGCTCGACCACGGTCGCGCTCGTGACGACGGCGGCGATCTTTGCGCCCGTTGTGGCGAATATGCAGGGCGTGTCGCCGCTGCTCGCCTCGCTCGCGATCTGCGCGGGCGGCATCGGTCTCTCTCTGCCGAACGACTCGGGATTCTGGGTCATTAACCGCTTCGGCAGATTCGATGTGCCGAGCACGATGCGCGTCTGGACGGTCGGCGGCACACTCTCAGGCGTGACGGCGCTCATCGTCGTCCTCATCCTCAGCATGTTCACAAACTCGCTGCCAGGCCTGCTGTAA
- a CDS encoding LL-diaminopimelate aminotransferase, with product MANINENYLKLPGSYLFAEIAHRVAAYKEAHADADIIRLGIGDVTLPLPRVSIDAMHRAVDEMAEPATFRGYGPEQGYDFLIEAIRETNYRRRGISIDADEIFVSDGSKSDCGNIQEIFGTDCRVAVTDPVYPVYLDTNVMAGRTGALGADGRFAGVTYLPCTAENNFTPTLPTERVDMIYLCCPNNPTGTTLSRAALADWVAYARKNDAVILFDAAYAAYITEEDVPRSIYEIDGAKEVAIEFRSFSKTAGFTGTRCGYTVVPKALTGRAADGTRHPFNALWNRRHTTKFNGTAYIIQRAAAAIYTEEGQREIRDMIAYYMENARMIREGLAAVGLEAYGGINAPYIWLRTPDGMRSWDFFDKLLHEAHIVGTPGTGFGPCGEGYFRLTAFNSHENTARAVARFAQLK from the coding sequence ATGGCAAACATCAACGAGAACTATCTGAAACTCCCCGGCAGCTACCTCTTCGCCGAGATTGCACACCGCGTCGCTGCCTATAAAGAGGCACACGCGGACGCGGATATCATCCGTCTCGGCATCGGCGACGTCACCCTGCCGCTGCCCCGCGTCTCGATCGACGCCATGCACCGTGCCGTCGACGAGATGGCAGAGCCCGCAACCTTTCGCGGGTATGGCCCCGAGCAGGGCTATGATTTCCTGATCGAGGCGATACGCGAGACGAACTATCGGCGGCGCGGCATCTCCATTGACGCCGACGAGATCTTCGTCAGCGACGGCTCCAAGAGCGACTGCGGCAACATCCAGGAGATCTTCGGCACGGACTGCCGCGTTGCCGTCACCGACCCCGTCTACCCCGTCTACCTCGACACGAACGTGATGGCAGGACGGACGGGTGCGCTCGGTGCGGACGGTCGGTTTGCGGGCGTCACCTATCTCCCCTGCACGGCGGAGAACAACTTTACCCCCACGCTTCCCACGGAGCGCGTCGATATGATCTACCTCTGCTGCCCCAACAACCCGACGGGCACGACGCTCTCGCGCGCGGCGCTCGCCGACTGGGTCGCCTATGCGCGGAAGAACGACGCCGTCATCCTCTTTGATGCCGCCTACGCCGCCTACATCACCGAGGAGGATGTGCCGCGCTCCATCTACGAGATCGACGGAGCAAAGGAGGTCGCCATCGAGTTCCGCTCCTTCTCCAAGACGGCCGGCTTTACGGGCACGCGCTGCGGCTACACCGTCGTCCCGAAGGCACTCACGGGACGCGCCGCCGACGGGACGCGCCATCCGTTCAACGCGCTCTGGAACCGCCGTCATACGACGAAGTTCAACGGCACGGCGTACATCATCCAACGCGCCGCCGCCGCCATCTACACGGAGGAGGGTCAGCGGGAGATCAGGGACATGATCGCCTACTACATGGAGAACGCGCGCATGATCCGCGAGGGGCTCGCCGCCGTCGGCCTTGAGGCGTACGGCGGCATCAACGCGCCGTACATCTGGCTGCGGACGCCAGATGGCATGCGCTCGTGGGATTTCTTCGACAAGCTCCTGCATGAGGCGCACATCGTCGGCACGCCCGGCACGGGCTTCGGCCCCTGCGGCGAGGGCTACTTCCGCCTCACCGCCTTCAACAGTCACGAGAATACAGCGCGTGCCGTCGCGCGCTTCGCTCAGCTGAAATAA
- a CDS encoding TOBE domain-containing protein, whose translation MKLSARNQLKGKVVSIEKGAVNGIVGIELKGGDVVTATISLNSINELGLEVGKEAYAVIKATSVMVGVDHHH comes from the coding sequence ATGAAACTCAGTGCACGCAATCAGCTCAAGGGCAAGGTTGTCTCCATCGAGAAGGGTGCTGTCAACGGCATCGTCGGCATCGAGCTGAAGGGCGGCGACGTCGTCACGGCGACCATCAGCCTGAACTCCATCAACGAGCTCGGTCTTGAGGTCGGCAAGGAGGCGTATGCCGTCATCAAGGCAACGTCCGTCATGGTCGGCGTCGATCACCATCACTAA
- a CDS encoding LPP20 family lipoprotein, whose translation MQILKSIALAVLMLALTIGTQNVSAAPAQWDGGKIRVEGLGIAPADARGSQAEALARRAALSDAYRQLAEQINGVNVDAVNTVENMTLMNTTVRTHVTALIQGAQIIDESARRDGSYVVTMEIPVYGTGSLASTVFTRIETRAPWAAPESVYAPYTPVPYDTTGYGTYERTQNQTSSSPILQAAMAAGSTAAVTVPSAQTAPAITTTPTRPAHPAAVVTTPTAPTTPPAVVTPTAPTTPPAAVAVTPAAPLTPAAPTPTTPPAEIVPKGQAVGGYTGVIIDCTGLGLRPAMSPVIKAENGQPIYGYKNLDVDKVVASGMASYAHSDAEATRAGANPLRLRAVSVDHNANPVLSASDANRLLLENSASGFLDATNVVFLR comes from the coding sequence ATGCAGATTTTAAAATCCATTGCTCTTGCTGTGCTCATGCTCGCGCTCACGATTGGCACGCAGAATGTCAGTGCAGCGCCAGCTCAGTGGGATGGCGGCAAAATCCGTGTCGAGGGGCTTGGCATCGCCCCTGCGGATGCGCGCGGCTCACAGGCAGAGGCACTGGCACGCCGCGCCGCACTCAGCGACGCCTATCGCCAGCTCGCCGAGCAGATCAACGGTGTGAATGTCGATGCCGTGAACACGGTCGAAAACATGACACTTATGAACACGACCGTCCGCACGCATGTCACTGCACTCATCCAGGGTGCGCAGATCATTGACGAAAGTGCACGCCGCGACGGTTCGTACGTTGTCACCATGGAGATTCCTGTCTACGGCACCGGCTCCCTCGCAAGCACGGTCTTCACGCGCATTGAGACTCGCGCACCATGGGCAGCGCCCGAGAGCGTCTATGCTCCCTATACGCCGGTTCCCTATGATACAACGGGATACGGCACCTATGAGCGCACGCAGAATCAAACCTCCTCCTCCCCCATCCTGCAGGCCGCCATGGCAGCAGGCTCCACCGCTGCAGTGACCGTTCCCTCCGCGCAGACAGCGCCTGCGATCACGACGACGCCGACGCGCCCGGCACATCCCGCGGCAGTGGTGACCACGCCGACAGCACCGACAACGCCTCCGGCAGTGGTGACACCGACGGCTCCGACGACGCCCCCAGCGGCAGTGGCAGTGACACCCGCCGCCCCGCTCACGCCTGCTGCACCGACACCAACCACACCTCCTGCTGAGATCGTCCCCAAGGGGCAGGCAGTTGGCGGCTACACGGGCGTCATCATCGACTGCACGGGACTCGGACTGCGCCCTGCCATGAGCCCTGTCATCAAGGCGGAGAACGGGCAGCCCATCTACGGCTACAAGAACCTCGACGTTGACAAGGTCGTCGCGAGCGGCATGGCTTCCTACGCACACAGCGATGCAGAGGCCACGCGTGCGGGCGCAAATCCGCTGCGTCTGCGCGCTGTCTCCGTCGATCACAATGCGAACCCCGTCCTCTCGGCGAGCGATGCGAACCGCCTCCTCCTCGAGAACAGTGCGAGCGGCTTCCTCGACGCGACCAACGTGGTGTTCCTGCGCTGA
- a CDS encoding DUF4198 domain-containing protein — protein sequence MKKKLLAAALGAAMGLGMYAAPADAHGVFFANRVDTKALVLGEGPLDNAYDPACVQRIDAYDVNFAPTTVERVDGEKNITIVPGEDLGVTATFFDYGYFAKTTDGKVIPTRDFSGIENLKAVTYAYKYNVHYWNEAVKPAGIYNVPIQIVPEVNPLTLRRGDTLQLRIYKDGAPYANAPVIADVLGDLTNETQADANGYVTVRIANNGLNVIGVEVGFPTDDPIVTKKIFSSLSFIIPAE from the coding sequence ATGAAGAAAAAACTCTTGGCAGCGGCGCTTGGTGCGGCGATGGGGCTCGGTATGTATGCAGCACCGGCAGACGCACACGGTGTTTTCTTTGCGAACCGTGTCGACACGAAGGCTCTCGTGCTCGGCGAGGGGCCTCTGGATAACGCCTACGATCCCGCGTGCGTGCAGCGCATCGACGCCTATGATGTGAACTTCGCGCCGACGACGGTGGAGCGTGTCGACGGGGAAAAGAACATCACGATCGTGCCGGGCGAGGATCTCGGCGTGACGGCGACGTTCTTTGACTACGGCTATTTCGCTAAGACAACGGACGGCAAGGTGATCCCGACACGTGATTTCTCGGGCATCGAGAATCTCAAGGCCGTGACCTATGCTTACAAGTACAATGTGCACTACTGGAACGAGGCTGTGAAGCCGGCGGGCATCTACAATGTGCCGATCCAGATTGTGCCCGAGGTGAATCCGCTGACGCTGCGGCGCGGCGACACGCTGCAGCTGCGCATCTACAAGGATGGCGCGCCGTATGCGAATGCACCCGTGATCGCGGATGTGCTCGGCGACCTCACGAATGAGACGCAGGCCGATGCGAACGGCTATGTTACCGTGCGCATCGCGAACAACGGCCTCAACGTCATCGGCGTCGAGGTCGGCTTCCCGACAGACGATCCGATCGTGACGAAGAAGATCTTCAGCTCCCTCTCGTTCATCATTCCGGCAGAGTAA
- a CDS encoding type II toxin-antitoxin system Phd/YefM family antitoxin: MVAVNFSTLRSNLKTYCDAATRDAETIVVTRRNEENVVLMSLESYNNLMENVFLTSDRRNYAHIVEGIEQLRAGRTVMKDTAELERLSDE, translated from the coding sequence ATGGTGGCAGTGAATTTTTCGACGCTGCGCAGTAATCTGAAGACGTATTGTGACGCTGCGACGCGTGATGCGGAGACGATTGTTGTGACACGGCGCAATGAGGAGAATGTTGTTTTGATGAGCCTGGAGAGCTATAACAATCTGATGGAGAATGTCTTCCTGACGAGTGACCGCCGCAACTATGCGCATATTGTCGAGGGGATTGAGCAGCTGCGCGCGGGGCGCACGGTGATGAAGGATACGGCAGAACTGGAGCGCCTCTCCGATGAATAA
- a CDS encoding Txe/YoeB family addiction module toxin yields MNKVFSENAWRDFMEWVREDRKVARKIHELLTDIERNGHDGLGKPEPLRHALAGYWSRRITQKDRLIYTFDEKNIYIAACKGHYE; encoded by the coding sequence ATGAATAAGGTGTTTTCGGAGAATGCGTGGCGGGATTTCATGGAGTGGGTGCGCGAGGATCGCAAGGTGGCGCGCAAGATTCACGAGCTGCTGACGGATATTGAGCGCAACGGTCACGATGGGCTAGGCAAGCCGGAGCCGCTGCGCCATGCGCTCGCGGGCTATTGGAGCCGTCGCATTACGCAAAAGGATCGGCTGATCTATACGTTCGACGAGAAAAATATCTATATTGCCGCCTGCAAGGGGCATTATGAGTAA
- the atpB gene encoding F0F1 ATP synthase subunit A yields MHEIGVREAVQIAGFTFNSQTIVMTWISMAVVLLIGWLAVRNLKVVPTSNWQMMLETIIDALHEQVDENMGPRGRGFLATFIVSLFIFLLVSNWIGLIPTMASPTNDLNTTLGLALLVIVMMHVLGLAVKGMHYVSHFFQPVAPFVIINVVEEIAKPITLSFRLFGNILAGEILIHILLQLLGNGSTIPSVIWLAFSVFVGLVQALVFTMLSTAYIGAAIKTDDAH; encoded by the coding sequence ATGCACGAAATCGGTGTTCGCGAGGCAGTGCAGATCGCCGGATTTACCTTCAATTCGCAGACGATTGTCATGACGTGGATCTCAATGGCGGTCGTTCTCCTCATCGGCTGGCTGGCGGTGCGCAATCTAAAGGTTGTGCCGACGTCGAACTGGCAGATGATGTTGGAGACGATCATCGATGCACTTCATGAACAGGTCGATGAGAACATGGGACCGCGCGGACGGGGCTTCCTCGCCACGTTCATTGTGTCGCTGTTCATCTTCCTGCTCGTATCGAATTGGATCGGTCTGATTCCGACGATGGCATCGCCGACAAACGATCTGAACACCACATTGGGACTGGCTCTGCTGGTCATTGTCATGATGCACGTCCTGGGGCTTGCGGTGAAGGGGATGCACTATGTGTCGCATTTCTTCCAGCCGGTCGCGCCGTTCGTCATCATCAACGTCGTCGAGGAGATCGCAAAGCCGATCACGCTCTCGTTTCGTCTATTCGGCAACATTCTGGCGGGTGAGATTCTGATTCACATCCTGCTGCAGCTCCTCGGGAATGGCTCTACCATCCCCTCGGTGATCTGGCTGGCGTTCAGCGTGTTCGTCGGGCTTGTGCAGGCACTGGTCTTCACGATGCTCTCGACAGCATATATTGGTGCTGCTATCAAGACGGACGACGCTCACTAA
- the atpE gene encoding F0F1 ATP synthase subunit C: protein MENAIMVAGALVGAGLCFGLAAMGAAIGDGLVTGRFIEGLARQPEAGGVLFTRTLISVGLIEALCIIGVVFGIIMLYANPLIK, encoded by the coding sequence ATGGAAAACGCAATTATGGTTGCAGGCGCTCTGGTTGGTGCTGGTCTCTGCTTTGGTCTTGCTGCGATGGGCGCGGCGATTGGTGACGGTCTTGTTACGGGGCGCTTCATCGAGGGTCTGGCACGTCAGCCGGAGGCGGGCGGCGTTCTCTTTACGCGTACGCTGATCTCCGTCGGTCTGATCGAGGCGCTCTGTATCATTGGCGTTGTTTTCGGCATCATCATGCTCTATGCAAATCCGCTGATTAAGTAA
- the atpF gene encoding F0F1 ATP synthase subunit B yields MIETVQGLIDLNGTLPVQIINFLILVALLRAVAYKPIVRMMEERKAKIAESIDKADADAAAAEATLNEYKAQLAAARTKAQEIVDIAEKRASEEREASIQETKREIEQMKKAAELQMERERAHAVEQLKAEVVALSLAAAGKIIQKNLDEKDNDAIIGEFIAKLDAKKIGDAPC; encoded by the coding sequence TTGATCGAAACCGTACAGGGGCTTATTGATCTCAATGGGACACTGCCCGTCCAGATTATCAACTTCCTGATTCTCGTTGCACTCCTGCGCGCTGTGGCGTACAAGCCGATCGTCCGCATGATGGAGGAACGCAAGGCCAAGATCGCCGAGAGCATCGACAAGGCGGACGCAGATGCTGCTGCCGCCGAGGCGACGCTGAACGAGTACAAGGCGCAGCTGGCTGCGGCGCGTACGAAGGCGCAGGAGATCGTGGATATCGCCGAGAAGCGCGCATCTGAGGAGCGCGAGGCGAGCATTCAGGAAACGAAGCGTGAGATCGAACAGATGAAGAAGGCTGCGGAGCTGCAGATGGAGCGCGAGCGTGCCCATGCAGTTGAGCAGCTCAAGGCCGAGGTTGTCGCCCTGTCGCTCGCAGCGGCGGGCAAGATCATCCAGAAGAATCTGGATGAGAAGGACAACGATGCCATCATTGGCGAGTTTATCGCAAAACTCGACGCAAAAAAGATTGGTGATGCGCCATGCTGA